The following proteins come from a genomic window of Rutidosis leptorrhynchoides isolate AG116_Rl617_1_P2 chromosome 10, CSIRO_AGI_Rlap_v1, whole genome shotgun sequence:
- the LOC139872041 gene encoding uncharacterized protein, whose translation MSKEEFVKIQTCSLRVNLHCDGCIRKVKKILQKIEGVYTVNIDPEQSKVTVSGDVDPDTLIKKLAKSGKLAEIWGVSKPIQQINNQFKNLQIDGGKGGGGGGGNVKNQPKKGGGNNNNKNPQAPPQGGGGPTAQQLQQLQKMKGFQDLKMHPQFKDMKMPNFGAAAVGGGGGGGDGGKNGQKGVKMLVEDDESDDDYDDDDEFDDDDYDDDDEFEDDLDDLPVKKPVAGGGGGQMGNMLPQLMKSGQIPPQFMKNGQLLPGMMKSGQMPPQQMKGGAPPMGNNGGNGGKKGGGGGGGGGGNQNQGGGGGKKGGGGGGGGNQNQGGGGGGKNGGGGPADGQNKSGGQNKNGSQGGGGPGGNVNMNMNGNGGKKGGMNDGMHSMPNMMGGMNGGGGGNMGPHMGNMPMGGGQMGPRMGQMGPSMSQMGASMGQMGGTMGQMGNMQAVQGHPAGAMMNGGGGGVPGGGYFQGGGGLEAMAAGNPYYQQQLAAMMNQQQAQAQANGGGGGGGGGGGERFHPMMYARPPPAVNYMQPPPYQQPYPPYPYPHPPQGDQITHYFSDENTSSCNIM comes from the exons atgagcaAAGAAGAGTTTGTGAAGATTCAG ACTTGCTCTCTGAGAGTGAACTTACACTGTGATGGGTGTATAAGGAAGGTGAAGAAAATACTTCAGAAAATTGAAG gGGTTTACACCGTTAATATAGATCCAGAACAGAGCAAGGTTACAGTATCTGGGGATGTAGATCCAGATACACTAATCAAGAAACTTGCAAAAAGTGGAAAACTTGCGGAGATTTGGGGTGTTTCTAAACCAATTCAACAGATCAATAATCAATTTAAGAACTTGCAGATTGATGGTGGTAAaggcggtggtggtggcggtggaaatGTTAAAAATCAGCCTAAAAAAGGAGGTGGAAACAATAACAACAAAAATCCCCAAGCGCCGCCGCAAGGTGGCGGTGGTCCGACGGCACAACAACTTCAACAGTTGCAAAAAATGAAAGGGTTTCAAGATCTGAAAATGCATCCTCAATTTAAGGATATGAAAATGCCCAATTTTGGTGCCGCCGCCGTAGGTGGTGGGGGAGGTGGCGGAGATGGCGGAAAGAATGGACAGAAGGGAGTAAAGATGCTTGTTGAAGATGATGAGAGCGATGATGATTATGACGATGATGacgaatttgatgatgatgattatgacgaCGACGATGAGTTTGAGGATGATCTTGACGATCTTCCTGTGAAGAAACCGGTGGCCGGCGGTGGCGGTGGTCAGATGGGTAATATGTTACCGCAGCTTATGAAAAGTGGGCAGATTCCGCCGCAGTTTATGAAAAACGGTCAGTTGCTGCCGGGAATGATGAAAAGTGGGCAGATGCCACCTCAGCAAATGAAGGGTGGTGCTCCACCGATGGGTAATAATGGTGGAAATGGTGGGAAGAAAGGCggtgggggtggtggtggtggcggtgggaaTCAAAATCAGGGCGGTGGTGGTGGAAAGAAAGGTGGCGGCGGCGGCGGTGGTGGGAATCAAAATCAGGGGGGTGGTGGTGGAGGAAAGAATGGCGGTGGAGGTCCGGCGGATGGTCAAAATAAGAGCGGTGGTCAAAATAAGAACGGTAGTCAAGGAGGTGGTGGACCTGGTGGTAACGTGAACATGAATATGAATGGGAATGGTGGTAAGAAAGGTGGAATGAATGATGGAATGCATAGCATGCCAAACATGATGGGTGGTATGAATGGTGGTGGTGGGGGCAATATGGGGCCTCATATGGGAAACATGCCAATGGGTGGTGGTCAAATGGGCCCTAGAATGGGTCAAATGGGCCCCTCCATGAGTCAAATGGGTGCatcaatgggtcaaatgggtggaaccatgggtcaaatgggtaacatGCAAGCGGTTCAAGGGCATCCAGCCGGAGCAATGATgaacggtggtggtggtggtgtgccTGGCGGTGGATATTTCCAAGGCGGAGGAGGCCTAGAAGCGATGGCGGCGGGTAACCCGTATTATCAACAACAATTGGCGGCTATGATGAATCAGCAACAAGCACAAGCGCAAGCgaacggtggtggtggtggtggtggtggaggtggaGGTGAACGTTTTCATCCAATGATGTATGCTCGGCCGCCACCCGCTGTCAATTATATGCAACCACCGCCATATCAGCAGCCTTATCCACCGTATCCTTACCCACACCCACCACAAGGCGATCAAATCACACACTACTTCAGTGATGAAAACACCTCAAGTTGCAACATCATGTGA
- the LOC139873129 gene encoding DUF21 domain-containing protein At4g14240-like isoform X1, whose protein sequence is MHAVNVVQMIRMMSTSSTNSVLGAEIEFGSPMFFVYVGISCFLVIFAGIMSGLTLGLMSLGLVELEILQRSGTPTEKKQAGVIFPVVQKQHQLLVTLLLCNAAAMEALPIYLDKIFNQAVAILLSVTFVLFFGEVIPQAVCTRYGLAIGSSFIWLVKVLMIVCFPIAYPIGKMLDLVLGHNDALFRRAQLKALVSIHGQEAGKGGELTHDETTIISGALDLTEKTAEEAMTPIESTFSLDVNSKLDWEAMGKILARGHSRVPVYSGNPRNVIGLLLVKSLLTVRAETETPVSAVSIRRIPRVPADMPLYDILNEFQKGSSHMAAVVKTKGKTRKPPTLKEEPNKETISIQYSQSTTPLLSKQGEKSDNVTIDVETAARVTTQTNGVPYTAEDIEEGEVIGIITLEDVFEELLQEEIVDETDEFVDVHKRIRVAAAAAASSVARAPSVRRLTAIAQGGQIKQGQTPRKSGEDDATPKLQRPLVEPLLKNRDIE, encoded by the exons ATGCATGCCGTAAACGTAGTCCAAATGATACGAATGATGAGCACCAGTAGTACGAATTCGGTACTCGGAGCTGAAATCGAATTCGGATCGCCGATGTTCTTCGTCTACGTCGGAATCTCGTGTTTTTTAGTCATTTTCGCCGGAATAATGTCCGGCCTTACGCTAGGGTTAATGTCTTTAGGTCTCGTTGAGCTTGAAATCCTTCAACGTAGCGGTACACCAACTGAAAAGAAACAAGCAG GTGTCATATTTCCAGTGGTTCAGAAGCAACACCAACTTCTTGTAACATTGCTTCTATGCAATGCAGCTGCCATGGAG GCGCTACCGATATACTTGGATAAGATTTTCAATCAAGCAGTTGCGATATTGCTTTCTGTAACTTTTGTCCTCTTCTTTGGAGAAGTGATTCCACAAGCAGTTTGTACCAGATATGGATTAGCTATCGGTTCTAGTTTTATTTGGCTTGTTAAGGTTCTGATGATAGTGTGCTTTCCAATTGCTTATCCTATAGGCAAG ATGCTTGATTTGGTACTAGGACATAATGATGCTCTTTTTAGACGAGCTCAGTTGAAAGCCCTTGTTTCTATCCATGGCCAGGAG GCTGGTAAAGGAGGTGAACTTACTCATGATGAGACGACAATTATTAGTGGAGCACTAGATTTAACAGAAAAG ACTGCAGAGGAGGCTATGACACCAATTGAGTCAACTTTTTCCTTGGATGTTAATTCAAAGTTAGATTG GGAAGCAATGGGAAAGATTCTTGCAAGAGGTCATAGTAGAGTCCCTGTATACTCTGGGAACCCAAGAAATGTAATCGGACTTCTATTG GTGAAAAGCCTTCTTACTGTACGGGCAGAAACAGAGACTCCAGTAAGTGCAGTCTCCATTAGGAGAATACCGAG GGTGCCAGCCGACATGCCTTTATATGACATATTAAATGAGTTCCAAAAGGGAAGCAGTCATATGGCAGCTGTGGTAAAAACTAAAGGAAAAACCAGAAAACCTCCTACACTTAAAGAAGAACCAAATAAAGAAACAATCAGCATTCAATATTCCCAATCTACAACTCCACTGTTATCAAAGCAGGGTGAAAAATCAGATAATGTAACAATTGATGTTGAAACGGCTGCACGAGTGACCACACAAACAAATGGAGTGCCGTATACAGCGGAGGACATTGAAGAAGGTGAAGTTATTGGCATAATCACCTTGGAAGATGTATTTGAGGAACTTCTTCAG GAGGAGATTGTGGATGAGACTGATGAATTTGTCGATGTGCATAAAAG GATACGCGTAGCAGCTGCTGCGGCTGCTTCATCTGTAGCCCGTGCTCCCTCAGTTCGGAGATTAACTGCTATTGCT CAGGGAGGCCAGATTAAGCAAGGCCAAACACCAAGGAAATCTGGTGAGGATGATGCTACTCCAAAGTTGCAGAGGCCTCTCGTTGAGCCTTTACTTAAAAACAGAGACATTGAATAA
- the LOC139873129 gene encoding DUF21 domain-containing protein At4g14240-like isoform X2, with protein sequence MHAVNVVQMIRMMSTSSTNSVLGAEIEFGSPMFFVYVGISCFLVIFAGIMSGLTLGLMSLGLVELEILQRSGTPTEKKQAGVIFPVVQKQHQLLVTLLLCNAAAMEALPIYLDKIFNQAVAILLSVTFVLFFGEVIPQAVCTRYGLAIGSSFIWLVKVLMIVCFPIAYPIGKMLDLVLGHNDALFRRAQLKALVSIHGQEAGKGGELTHDETTIISGALDLTEKTAEEAMTPIESTFSLDVNSKLDWEAMGKILARGHSRVPVYSGNPRNVIGLLLVKSLLTVRAETETPVSAVSIRRIPRVPADMPLYDILNEFQKGSSHMAAVVKTKGKTRKPPTLKEEPNKETISIQYSQSTTPLLSKQGEKSDNVTIDVETAARVTTQTNGVPYTAEDIEEGEVIGIITLEDVFEELLQEEIVDETDEFVDVHKRIRVAAAAAASSVARAPSVRRLTAIAGGQIKQGQTPRKSGEDDATPKLQRPLVEPLLKNRDIE encoded by the exons ATGCATGCCGTAAACGTAGTCCAAATGATACGAATGATGAGCACCAGTAGTACGAATTCGGTACTCGGAGCTGAAATCGAATTCGGATCGCCGATGTTCTTCGTCTACGTCGGAATCTCGTGTTTTTTAGTCATTTTCGCCGGAATAATGTCCGGCCTTACGCTAGGGTTAATGTCTTTAGGTCTCGTTGAGCTTGAAATCCTTCAACGTAGCGGTACACCAACTGAAAAGAAACAAGCAG GTGTCATATTTCCAGTGGTTCAGAAGCAACACCAACTTCTTGTAACATTGCTTCTATGCAATGCAGCTGCCATGGAG GCGCTACCGATATACTTGGATAAGATTTTCAATCAAGCAGTTGCGATATTGCTTTCTGTAACTTTTGTCCTCTTCTTTGGAGAAGTGATTCCACAAGCAGTTTGTACCAGATATGGATTAGCTATCGGTTCTAGTTTTATTTGGCTTGTTAAGGTTCTGATGATAGTGTGCTTTCCAATTGCTTATCCTATAGGCAAG ATGCTTGATTTGGTACTAGGACATAATGATGCTCTTTTTAGACGAGCTCAGTTGAAAGCCCTTGTTTCTATCCATGGCCAGGAG GCTGGTAAAGGAGGTGAACTTACTCATGATGAGACGACAATTATTAGTGGAGCACTAGATTTAACAGAAAAG ACTGCAGAGGAGGCTATGACACCAATTGAGTCAACTTTTTCCTTGGATGTTAATTCAAAGTTAGATTG GGAAGCAATGGGAAAGATTCTTGCAAGAGGTCATAGTAGAGTCCCTGTATACTCTGGGAACCCAAGAAATGTAATCGGACTTCTATTG GTGAAAAGCCTTCTTACTGTACGGGCAGAAACAGAGACTCCAGTAAGTGCAGTCTCCATTAGGAGAATACCGAG GGTGCCAGCCGACATGCCTTTATATGACATATTAAATGAGTTCCAAAAGGGAAGCAGTCATATGGCAGCTGTGGTAAAAACTAAAGGAAAAACCAGAAAACCTCCTACACTTAAAGAAGAACCAAATAAAGAAACAATCAGCATTCAATATTCCCAATCTACAACTCCACTGTTATCAAAGCAGGGTGAAAAATCAGATAATGTAACAATTGATGTTGAAACGGCTGCACGAGTGACCACACAAACAAATGGAGTGCCGTATACAGCGGAGGACATTGAAGAAGGTGAAGTTATTGGCATAATCACCTTGGAAGATGTATTTGAGGAACTTCTTCAG GAGGAGATTGTGGATGAGACTGATGAATTTGTCGATGTGCATAAAAG GATACGCGTAGCAGCTGCTGCGGCTGCTTCATCTGTAGCCCGTGCTCCCTCAGTTCGGAGATTAACTGCTATTGCT GGAGGCCAGATTAAGCAAGGCCAAACACCAAGGAAATCTGGTGAGGATGATGCTACTCCAAAGTTGCAGAGGCCTCTCGTTGAGCCTTTACTTAAAAACAGAGACATTGAATAA